Part of the Candidatus Campbellbacteria bacterium genome is shown below.
GACCGAATTCGCGCATGTATCCTCGTGGGCGACCACATTTAAAACAACGGTTTTTTGTTCGAACTGGAGATGCGTTCTTGCGCAATGCCTGAAGACCCTCGTAATCGTGGGCCTCTTTCAATGCAGTTCGCTTTGGAGCGGATTTTGCCTGCATCACTGCTCTTTTTTTGTCTCGTGCAATAATTGCTTTTCGGGCCATATACTTTTTTCCAAAAAAAATTCTGCCTCTCGATGTGTCCATGGACCAATTCGGACGAATTGGCCGGCTGACAGATAACGAGGCGGTGGTCTCCTCCGGCGCCTATTGGCTCTGAGAGGACAAGCTCCCTATTTAGAAGCCCCACCATACTACCAGAAGTCTCCAAAAAGGGCAAGAAAAAGAGAAGCCCCGCTAGCACAAAGTGCGCCGGCGGGGCGGAAAGAACAACTACTTTGACCAGGATTGTCTGCCCTTTGCCGAAGCAATTCGGCACCACAACAGGGATTGGGCTATGAGCCGATTTCGATGCCGTCGCTCTTCCTCATCACGAAGGTCTCTTGGTGTCTTGTGCTTACCACCACCGAGGAGAGCCCCAACGGCAAGGCTGTTTATCAACCACTGTTCCTTGTATTTCCCGAACAATTCATCCGACACAAATTCAAGGTAGTGGAGAATCTGAGACGCTTGATCTCGTTCAGAAATCTTCCTGCTCTTTTCCTTTTCGGATGGTAGCCGAGTTCCACCGGTAAACGTGAGCATATCGGCAGAACCCCAAAGCGCAAGTGCTCGAACCAGTGGCCCTGATTCCTGATAGTGGAAGTGCCACGGGCGCCCGTTCGTCCTAGGACCCACTAGAAGCATGGATATCGCTTCTCTCCAGGTGTGAAATTCCTTGCAGAGAAACTGCTGGATTCGAGACGGGTACGGAGGACGTAGCAGACATTCGTGCACAACCCCAAAGAACGAAATGAGGTCATTACGAAGAATGGCCGACCCTTCTTCCTTTTCGTCTCGAGAAAGCAGGTAGGTCTTGCCCAAAACCTCATCTGAAGCGATGACTCTGCGTGCTGTGTCCGCGACCCTGCCCTCTTCACCAACTTCGCGAAACACATTGAGCAGAAAGCGGGCCTTGTCTTTGAACAACTGACGCCCTTCCTCATCCCCTTCGATGGGCGGGTCATTCCAAAGACTGCCACAGGCGTAGAGCAGGCCTATGGCCTCCGCTTCCGTACTGACCCTCTGCCAGCACTCCTCGAACTGCTCCCACGTACTAATGACCAACAACTCTTTTTTCACGGTGGATCTCCTTTCTATAGTGTCGCTCGATGTTTGAGCGACGGGTCGATCCGCCGTTTATTCTCCACACACAGACACACAAGTCAAGCTACGAAGAAAACCGCCTGCTGGCGGTTTTCGTGCTTCTACAAAATATGAGACGAGCGGAGAGTTATTTTTTAGCTGGTGTCTTCTTTGCTTTCACTTCTCCCGCTTTCTTAAAGGGAATGCCGATGTATTCAAGGTATTTCTCTGCTGTTTCTTTATTCTTTGCAGTCGTTACGATACTTACCGCGAGACCAAACACATCTCGAATTTCTTCGTCAGCTGTTTCAGGGAAAATAGTGTGCTCCTTAATACCAATTGTGATGTTTCCCATCGGATCAATAGAATCGCGCTCAATACCACGAAAGTCGCGGGTACGAGGAAGTGCAATGTTGATGAGGCGGTCAAGAAAATCGTACATGCGGTCACCACGAAGTGTAATTTGGTATCCAATCACTTGTCCTTCGCGAAGTTTAAATGATGCAATTGATTTCTTAGCAACACGTCCAGCTGGTTTCTGTCCGGTAATCTTCATCAAACGGTCTTGAATCACTTCAATCTTGTTTTTGTCCTTTGCTGAACCCGTACCAACAGACACAATGACCTTGGAAACACGGGGAACGGCCATCGGGTTTTTTACACCCAGTGTTTCTTTGAGGGCCTCAAATGCTTTATTCTGTTTTTCTTTTACGGTAAGCATATCTTTTTAAATCCGAAATCCGAATATCGAAATCCGAAACAATATCTAATTTCTAAGGTTTTAAACATTTGAACATTCATACTTTGTGTTTGTTTCGAGTTTCGTACTTCGATATTCGTACTTATATCTTCTTTACATTTGAAACGTGCAACGGCATCGACTTCTCAATAATCTGTCCTTTTTGGCTTCCCTTGCGTGCTTTCTGGTGTCGTTTTGATTTGTTAATTCCTTCAACAACAACCATGTCTTTCTTTGGCAACGCACGAAGAATCGTGCCCGTGGCACCCTTATCTTTTCCCGTCAATACTTTTATTTTGTCTCCTTTTTTAACGTGCATATTTTTTAAATCCGAAATCCGAATGTCGAAATCCGAAACAAATTCGAAATCATGAGTGTTGGGGTTTTTAACATTTGAACATTCATATTTTGTGCTTGTTTCGAGCTTCGTGCTTCGATATTCGTGCTTATTCTTATACCACTTCCGGTGCCATTGAAACAATCTTTTGAAAACCGTGGTCGGCGAGTTCACGTGGAACGGGGCCAAAGATTCGGTTTGCCTTTGGCTCTGGCTTTATCTTATCAACAAGCACAACTGCATTTTCATCAAAACGAACGTACGAACCATCTTTACGACGAAATGCCTTTGTCTGACGAACAACCACCGCATGTACGACGTCTTTCTTTTTTGTTGCCTTACGAGGTTGTGCAACTTGAATTGAAATAACCACCTTATCTCCAATCTCTGCGTAACGGCGCTTTGAACCACCGAGCACTTTGAATACACGTCCGAGAGTTCCTCCGGAGTTATCAGCTATCACAACAATTGAACGTGGTTGAATCATAAATAATAGGGGTTGGGGGTTAGTAGTTGGTGGTTAGTGATTAGTTTTTGTTTGGTGGTTGGATTTGGTTTGTTTTTCCTAACGGTCAAACCAATGACCAACTTCTCATTCCTAACTTCTAACATCCATTACTTTGAAATGTTTATCTTTTGAAATTGGCCGTGTTGCAACAATCGTTACCTTGTCTCCAATGTGCTTTGTGTTGCCAGCATCGTGTGCCTTAAACTTCTTGTGCTTGGTTACATACTTTCCATACTTTGGATCTTTGATGTAACGCTCAACAAGCACCACAATAGTGTCTTTCATTTTATCTGACACAACTATGCCGACGAGTGTTTTTTGTTTTATTTCTTGTGTGTCCATATAAAGTGGAGGTTGGAAGTTTGAGGTTGGTGATTGGTTTTAGTTTAGTATAGTTTTTGCTACTTGCTATTTGTCATTTGTCATTTGTCATTTGTTATTTATTGCCTCTACTCGTAAGTTCTGTAAGCGCGCGGGCAACATCTTTCTTACTCTCTCGCATCTTCTTCACATCACGGCCTTTACTTCCTGACATTGCGAACCTATCTTGCCGTAGTGCTTCTCGCTTCTCAGCGATAAGAACCATGAGTTCAGTATCGTTTTTCTTTTGTATGTCAGTTGTTTTGGTCATGTTCGGGTATACTACAGTGCGCATCTACTCTCCGCAAGCTAACGGCTTCGTGTCATAATCTTTGTTTTCAGTGGCATTTTTGCACCACCTTTGCGCAACACTTCTCGCGCAATCTCTTCAGACACACCGTCTACTTCAAACAAAACGCGTCCTTGGAAAATTTCAACAACAAATCCTTTTGGATCTCCTTTTCCCTTACCCATACCTACTTCTGCACCTTTTGCTGTGTAGGGTCGGTCTGGAAACACGCGTGTCCAAAGGTTTCCGTTCTTACCAAGGGCTCGGCGTATAACACGACGAGATGCTTCAATCTGATTTGAGGTAACTCGTGATGAAGACATTGCCTTCAAACCAAAAGAACCAAATGCAAGTGTTGCTCCACGTGTTGCAGTAATAACCTTCTTGGGGTTTTGGCGTTTGGTTTGCCACTTTCGGTATTTAACTTTTTTAGGAAATAACATATATTTTTTTAAATTCGAAATCCGAATGTCGAAATCCGAAACAAATTCGAAATCATGAGTGTTGGGGTTTTAAACATTTGAACATTCATACTTTGTGCTTGTTTCGAGTTTCGTACTTCGATATTCGTGCTTATTTCTTGTCAAAGATATCCCCACGGTAAATCCACACACGGATACCAATCTGACCTTGTGGAATGTGTGCCTCATCATGTGCATAATCAATATCTGCACGGAATGTCTGCAACGGAATACGCCCACGCTTAATCTGTTCACGGCGTGCCATGTCAGATCCGCCGAGACGTCCTGAAAGATGAATACGGACTCCTTGTACGTCACGGTTTGCCATAACTTTCTCAACCGTCTGTTTCAACACACGACGAAATGGTGTTCGTTTCTCAATTCCTTCAACTGCCATCGCAGCCACAATTGCCGCGTGCGATTCGGGAGATTTTATTTCTTCAACTTCAAGTTTGAGTGTGTCCGCACTTGCAAGTTTGTTCTTAAGAACAAACGTGTCCAATTCTTTCTTGAGTTTTGCGATACCCTCACCAGAACGTCCAATGATAAGACCGGGACGAGATGTTTTGATGACGATACGCAACTGTGAGTTACGTCGTTCGATATCCACACCACTCACATACATCATACGCGTAAGCTGTGTAATTTTTCGACGAAGTAACACGTCGGTTCGGAGAAACTTTTGATATTCACCCGCACGAGCAAACCATCGTGATTGCCAATCACGCAAGATACCTAGACGGTGTGCAAATGGATGTACTCGATGTGTCATATAATAATTAATTTCAAAGTTACAATATCAAATTTCAAATTATTTTACTGTTTTCTTTACTGTCTTTTTTGATGCGCTCTTTTTGACATTTGTTTTTTGAACTTTGTCATTTTTTAACTCTTGTACTGCAAGAGTTAAAATAATATTACTTGAGTGCTTATCAATCTTTGATGAGCGACCTTGGGCACGTGGAAGTGATCGGTGCATTGTCAAACCCTTATCAACGCGAAATTCTTTTATAACCAAAGATCCTGTATCTGTAACACCGTGTGTCTTTGCATTTGCAGCTGCGGAGTTAATCATTTTTGCGAGAGGACCTGTCGCTCGTTTCTGTGTAGCGTTCAAAAGGACAAGCGCACGTGCAACCGTCTTACCCTTAACCAAGTTCGCAACAAGGCGAACTTTTCGTGGTGACTGGCGGTAATTTTTCAAGTACGCTTTCATATAAAGTGGGGGTTGGAAGTTTGATGTTAGAGGTTGGATGAGTATTTTTGTTACACGTTACATGTCTTGTGGTACATGCTTACTTCTTCGCCACTGTTGCATCAGCTGCAGTTTTTGCTGATTTAGCTGCTGTAATTTCGGCATCCTTCTTTGCTGTATCAAGTGCTTTCTGCATTTGACCTCCGTGACGCTTAAATGTTTTTGATGGTGAAAATTCACCAAGACGGTGACCCACCATTTCCTCCGTTACAAACACATCAATGAATGACTTACCGTTGTGAACGGCAAATGTGTACCCAACCATCTCGGGTGAAATCACACTTGGGCGTGCCCACGTCTTAATAGGGCCATCTGTGGCTTTTTGCTTCGCAACCTTCTCCATAAGGCGAACGTTGAGATATGGTCCTTTTTTGAGTGACCGTGTCATAGTGAATAAAAATCGGCCTCGTGGCCTTTGGAGATAATAGCAAAAAGTGAGCGGATGTCAAACCCACTCTTATGATTCGGCGACTTGAGTTAACCTCAGATATTTTCCAACTTCTAATTTCCCTGCCTGCCGGCAGGCAGGCAACCTCCATTATTTTAGACTTTTCCACAGGGGTTGCTTTTTTGTATTGATACGGTAT
Proteins encoded:
- the rpsN gene encoding 30S ribosomal protein S14; translation: MARKAIIARDKKRAVMQAKSAPKRTALKEAHDYEGLQALRKNASPVRTKNRCFKCGRPRGYMREFGLCRICFRELANKGMIPGIKKASW
- the rplE gene encoding 50S ribosomal protein L5, whose amino-acid sequence is MLTVKEKQNKAFEALKETLGVKNPMAVPRVSKVIVSVGTGSAKDKNKIEVIQDRLMKITGQKPAGRVAKKSIASFKLREGQVIGYQITLRGDRMYDFLDRLINIALPRTRDFRGIERDSIDPMGNITIGIKEHTIFPETADEEIRDVFGLAVSIVTTAKNKETAEKYLEYIGIPFKKAGEVKAKKTPAKK
- the rplN gene encoding 50S ribosomal protein L14; amino-acid sequence: MIQPRSIVVIADNSGGTLGRVFKVLGGSKRRYAEIGDKVVISIQVAQPRKATKKKDVVHAVVVRQTKAFRRKDGSYVRFDENAVVLVDKIKPEPKANRIFGPVPRELADHGFQKIVSMAPEVV
- the rpsQ gene encoding 30S ribosomal protein S17, whose protein sequence is MDTQEIKQKTLVGIVVSDKMKDTIVVLVERYIKDPKYGKYVTKHKKFKAHDAGNTKHIGDKVTIVATRPISKDKHFKVMDVRS
- a CDS encoding 50S ribosomal protein L29, with amino-acid sequence MTKTTDIQKKNDTELMVLIAEKREALRQDRFAMSGSKGRDVKKMRESKKDVARALTELTSRGNK
- the rplP gene encoding 50S ribosomal protein L16, with product MLFPKKVKYRKWQTKRQNPKKVITATRGATLAFGSFGLKAMSSSRVTSNQIEASRRVIRRALGKNGNLWTRVFPDRPYTAKGAEVGMGKGKGDPKGFVVEIFQGRVLFEVDGVSEEIAREVLRKGGAKMPLKTKIMTRSR
- the rpsC gene encoding 30S ribosomal protein S3, with product MTHRVHPFAHRLGILRDWQSRWFARAGEYQKFLRTDVLLRRKITQLTRMMYVSGVDIERRNSQLRIVIKTSRPGLIIGRSGEGIAKLKKELDTFVLKNKLASADTLKLEVEEIKSPESHAAIVAAMAVEGIEKRTPFRRVLKQTVEKVMANRDVQGVRIHLSGRLGGSDMARREQIKRGRIPLQTFRADIDYAHDEAHIPQGQIGIRVWIYRGDIFDKK
- the rplV gene encoding 50S ribosomal protein L22 — encoded protein: MKAYLKNYRQSPRKVRLVANLVKGKTVARALVLLNATQKRATGPLAKMINSAAANAKTHGVTDTGSLVIKEFRVDKGLTMHRSLPRAQGRSSKIDKHSSNIILTLAVQELKNDKVQKTNVKKSASKKTVKKTVK
- the rpsS gene encoding 30S ribosomal protein S19; the protein is MTRSLKKGPYLNVRLMEKVAKQKATDGPIKTWARPSVISPEMVGYTFAVHNGKSFIDVFVTEEMVGHRLGEFSPSKTFKRHGGQMQKALDTAKKDAEITAAKSAKTAADATVAKK